Proteins co-encoded in one Streptococcus pyogenes genomic window:
- the dnaA gene encoding chromosomal replication initiator protein DnaA: MTENEQIFWNRVLELAQSQLKQATYEFFVHDARLLKVDKHIATIYLDQMKELFWEKNLKDVILTAGFEVYNAQISVDYVFEEDLMIEQNQTKINQKPKQQALNSLPTVTSDLNSKYSFENFIQGDENRWAVAASIAVANTPGTTYNPLFIWGGPGLGKTHLLNAIGNSVLLENPNARIKYITAENFINEFVIHIRLDTMDELKEKFRNLDLLLIDDIQSLAKKTLSGTQEEFFNTFNALHNNNKQIVLTSDRTPDHLNDLEDRLVTRFKWGLTVNITPPDFETRVAILTNKIQEYNFIFPQDTIEYLAGQFDSNVRDLEGALKDISLVANFKQIDTITVDIAAEAIRARKQDGPKMTVIPIEEIQAQVGKFYGVTVKEIKATKRTQNIVLARQVAMFLAREMTDNSLPKIGKEFGGRDHSTVLHAYNKIKNMISQDESLRIEIETIKNKIK, translated from the coding sequence ATGACTGAAAATGAACAAATTTTTTGGAACAGGGTCTTGGAATTAGCTCAGAGTCAATTAAAACAGGCAACTTATGAATTTTTTGTTCATGATGCCCGTCTATTAAAGGTCGATAAGCATATTGCAACTATTTACTTAGATCAAATGAAAGAGCTCTTTTGGGAAAAAAATCTTAAAGATGTTATTCTTACTGCTGGTTTTGAAGTTTATAACGCTCAAATTTCTGTTGACTATGTTTTCGAAGAAGACCTAATGATTGAGCAAAATCAGACCAAAATCAACCAAAAACCTAAGCAGCAAGCCTTAAATTCTTTGCCTACTGTTACTTCAGATTTAAACTCGAAATATAGTTTTGAAAACTTTATTCAAGGAGATGAAAATCGTTGGGCTGTTGCTGCTTCAATAGCAGTAGCTAATACTCCTGGAACTACCTATAATCCTTTGTTTATTTGGGGTGGCCCTGGGCTTGGAAAAACCCATTTATTAAATGCTATTGGTAATTCTGTACTATTAGAAAATCCAAATGCTCGAATTAAATATATCACAGCTGAAAACTTTATTAATGAGTTTGTTATCCATATTCGCCTTGATACCATGGATGAATTGAAAGAAAAATTTCGTAATTTAGATTTACTCCTTATTGATGATATCCAATCTTTAGCTAAAAAAACGCTCTCTGGAACACAAGAAGAGTTCTTTAATACTTTTAATGCACTTCATAATAATAACAAACAAATTGTCCTAACAAGCGACCGTACACCAGATCATCTCAATGATTTAGAAGATCGATTAGTTACTCGTTTTAAATGGGGATTAACAGTCAATATCACACCTCCTGATTTTGAAACACGAGTGGCTATTTTGACAAATAAAATTCAAGAATATAACTTTATTTTTCCTCAAGATACCATTGAGTATTTGGCTGGTCAATTTGATTCTAATGTCAGAGATTTAGAAGGTGCCTTAAAAGATATTAGTCTGGTTGCTAATTTCAAACAAATTGACACGATTACTGTTGACATTGCTGCCGAAGCTATTCGCGCCAGAAAGCAAGATGGACCTAAAATGACAGTTATTCCCATCGAAGAAATTCAAGCGCAAGTTGGAAAATTTTACGGTGTTACCGTCAAAGAAATTAAAGCTACTAAACGAACACAAAATATTGTTTTAGCAAGACAAGTAGCTATGTTTTTAGCACGTGAAATGACAGATAACAGTCTTCCTAAAATTGGAAAAGAATTTGGTGGCAGAGACCATTCAACAGTACTCCATGCCTATAATAAAATCAAAAACATGATCAGCCAGGACGAAAGCCTTAGGATCGAAATTGAAACCATAAAAAACAAAATTAAATAA